A region of Streptomyces sp. WMMC500 DNA encodes the following proteins:
- a CDS encoding DUF6055 domain-containing protein produces the protein MFRRRHTSGLRARWRRGLALAAASAVALVLAGPAGAVSQSAAVSPAAAAPDTEVRAAKQTRVPQFMIDAGASTRNVAESEHFAVRWGDAVDAVAWGRQNRGIDNYPQWVADHMDDIYDYYVNQVGFVDPADHQAGSRYRINLYLCGTWSGDFLPPANWAGRDDIGLGHMCLPYDKIWDDWVESHEFNHVLQNYAVDLNIAAGHGGGWGAGNPVSGPVWEAHANYMARMKRPDVVVGSGYYVDRQHRRWLSQETYYGDWMLFTTIRDLYGPQAVDRLWYEAEQGEHPIDTIKRVLGLDHQEFAGLIAEYTSRQVVYDFADGAAIRGDLWRGGGSYRPLHTDPLQSLGGGLYRIADSDAPHQYGHNVIRLNPTGGQVSVRLTGRSGLSGADWRFRLAAVSPNFSVRYSAAFAPGQTADFGLQSGETHLMLVVAATPSQHRNYPMWQVGVGDPFPYELSIQGASPARATQ, from the coding sequence ATGTTCCGCAGACGACACACGTCCGGCTTACGGGCCCGGTGGCGGCGCGGCCTCGCCCTGGCCGCCGCGTCGGCGGTGGCCCTCGTGCTCGCGGGCCCGGCCGGTGCGGTCAGCCAGTCCGCCGCGGTCAGTCCGGCCGCCGCGGCACCGGACACGGAGGTCCGGGCGGCGAAGCAGACCCGGGTCCCGCAGTTCATGATCGACGCGGGTGCCTCGACCCGCAACGTCGCCGAGTCGGAGCACTTCGCCGTCCGCTGGGGCGACGCGGTCGACGCCGTCGCCTGGGGCCGGCAGAACCGCGGGATCGACAACTATCCGCAGTGGGTCGCGGACCACATGGACGACATCTACGACTACTACGTGAACCAGGTCGGGTTCGTCGATCCCGCGGACCACCAGGCCGGATCCCGGTACCGGATCAACCTCTACCTGTGCGGGACCTGGTCCGGCGACTTCCTGCCGCCGGCCAACTGGGCCGGCCGCGACGACATCGGGCTGGGCCACATGTGCCTGCCCTACGACAAGATCTGGGACGACTGGGTCGAGTCGCACGAGTTCAACCACGTCCTCCAGAACTACGCCGTCGACCTCAACATCGCTGCCGGCCACGGCGGCGGCTGGGGCGCCGGCAACCCGGTGTCCGGGCCGGTGTGGGAAGCGCACGCCAACTACATGGCCCGCATGAAGCGCCCCGACGTGGTCGTCGGATCCGGCTACTACGTCGACCGCCAGCACCGCCGGTGGCTGTCCCAGGAGACGTACTACGGCGACTGGATGCTGTTCACCACCATCCGGGACCTCTACGGGCCGCAGGCGGTCGACCGGCTCTGGTACGAGGCCGAGCAGGGCGAGCACCCGATCGACACCATCAAGCGCGTCCTCGGTCTCGACCACCAGGAGTTCGCCGGGCTGATCGCCGAGTACACCTCCCGGCAGGTCGTCTACGACTTCGCCGACGGCGCCGCCATCCGCGGCGACCTCTGGCGCGGCGGCGGGAGCTACCGCCCCCTGCACACCGATCCCCTGCAGAGCCTCGGCGGCGGCCTCTACCGCATCGCGGACAGCGACGCCCCGCACCAGTACGGGCACAACGTCATCCGGTTGAACCCGACCGGCGGCCAGGTCTCCGTCCGGCTGACGGGCCGGTCCGGCCTCTCCGGCGCCGACTGGCGGTTCCGCCTCGCGGCGGTCTCCCCCAATTTCTCCGTCCGGTACAGCGCCGCCTTCGCGCCCGGCCAGACGGCGGACTTCGGTCTCCAGAGCGGCGAGACGCACCTGATGCTGGTCGTCGCGGCCACCCCGTCCCAGCACCGCAACTACCCGATGTGGCAGGTCGGGGTCGGAGACCCGTTCCCCTACGAACTCTCGATCCAGGGCGCGTCTCCGGCACGCGCGACGCAGTAG
- a CDS encoding helix-turn-helix transcriptional regulator, whose product MREVSQPTAESIRMVDVLRALADPVRLEVVLRLAATGEESCNAIGGDLDVHQTTMSHHYRVLREAGVTWTTVQGRTRLVRLRRDDLEERFPGLLDSVLNGASRHPAGSS is encoded by the coding sequence ATGCGCGAGGTGTCCCAGCCCACGGCCGAGTCGATCCGGATGGTGGACGTGCTGCGCGCGCTCGCCGACCCGGTGCGGCTGGAGGTCGTGCTACGGCTCGCCGCGACGGGCGAGGAGAGCTGCAACGCCATCGGCGGCGACCTCGACGTCCACCAGACGACGATGTCGCACCACTACCGGGTGCTGCGCGAGGCGGGCGTGACGTGGACGACGGTCCAGGGCCGCACGCGGCTGGTGCGGTTGCGGCGGGACGACCTGGAGGAGCGGTTCCCGGGCCTGCTGGACTCGGTGCTGAACGGCGCCTCCCGGCACCCGGCGGGGTCCTCCTGA
- a CDS encoding MFS transporter produces the protein MTRQLLPLALATFAVGTDSYVIAGLLPAIAADLGVSTPAAGQLVTVFALTMAVSAPVFGALTGGLDRRTTLLIALGVFVVGNAATALATGYATAMAARVVTAVGAGVINSAASSTAAAIVPPERRGRALAFVLGGLTLATALGLPLGTLIGRADWQVTLWAVAGTGLVAAVGVAVGLPAVRLPAASLRDRLRPLAHGGRVPALLAVTMLAFLGAYTLYTYVAPALRDATDGDESLLTLVLLAWGVGVLAGNTAAGRLVDRRDPARVLTGPLALAVLALALTPLATRALIPALVWAAVWGVAVGFVVVPQQHRLVALGPAAAPVLLGLNSSALYAGMALGGGLGGLAQEWFGLSPAGLGPVAAGVTGVALLWHLATSRAPRPSRTSRARTPA, from the coding sequence GTGACCAGACAGCTCCTGCCCCTCGCCCTCGCCACCTTCGCCGTCGGCACCGACAGTTACGTCATCGCCGGCCTCCTCCCCGCCATCGCCGCCGACCTCGGGGTGTCCACCCCCGCGGCCGGGCAGCTCGTGACGGTCTTCGCCCTGACGATGGCCGTGTCCGCGCCCGTCTTCGGGGCGCTCACCGGCGGGCTCGACCGGCGGACGACGCTGCTGATCGCGCTCGGCGTCTTCGTCGTCGGCAACGCCGCCACCGCCCTGGCCACCGGCTACGCGACCGCCATGGCCGCCCGCGTCGTCACCGCCGTGGGCGCCGGCGTCATCAACTCCGCCGCCTCCAGCACCGCCGCCGCGATCGTGCCGCCCGAACGGCGCGGCCGGGCGCTGGCGTTCGTGCTGGGCGGGCTGACGCTGGCGACCGCCCTCGGGCTGCCGCTCGGCACGCTGATCGGCCGCGCCGACTGGCAGGTCACGCTCTGGGCCGTCGCCGGGACCGGGCTGGTGGCGGCGGTCGGCGTCGCCGTCGGGCTGCCCGCCGTGCGGCTGCCCGCCGCCTCGCTCCGCGACCGGCTGCGTCCGCTCGCGCACGGCGGCCGGGTGCCGGCGCTGCTGGCCGTCACGATGCTGGCCTTCCTCGGCGCGTACACGCTCTACACCTACGTCGCCCCCGCCCTCCGCGACGCCACGGACGGCGACGAGTCGCTGCTCACCCTGGTGCTGCTGGCCTGGGGCGTCGGGGTGCTCGCCGGGAACACCGCCGCGGGGCGGCTGGTCGACCGCCGCGACCCCGCCCGCGTCCTCACCGGGCCGCTCGCGCTCGCCGTCCTCGCCCTGGCGCTCACCCCGCTGGCCACCCGCGCCCTCATACCCGCGCTGGTGTGGGCGGCGGTCTGGGGCGTGGCCGTCGGCTTCGTCGTCGTGCCGCAGCAGCACCGGCTCGTCGCGCTCGGCCCGGCCGCCGCGCCGGTCCTGCTCGGGCTCAACTCCTCCGCCCTGTACGCCGGGATGGCGCTCGGCGGCGGGCTGGGCGGGCTGGCGCAGGAGTGGTTCGGACTGAGCCCGGCGGGGCTGGGACCGGTGGCCGCGGGGGTCACCGGCGTGGCGCTGCTGTGGCACCTGGCTACGTCCCGGGCGCCCCGGCCGTCCCGGACGTCCCGCGCGCGGACGCCGGCCTGA
- a CDS encoding ABC transporter ATP-binding protein: MREGMLVIEGVSVSLGSVKVVVNAALEAPAGTLIGLIGPNGAGKSTLIRTVYRHLRPESGTVRVDDRDVWSMKPRPAAQLIAGVPQETKVTFDVTVEELVAVGRTPYLQALQALGRDDRERVQTAMRRTGVDHMADRSVSTLSGGERQRVFLARALAQAATVLVLDEPTNHLDLAHQEELMRIVRDQGLTTVMAMHDLNLAAEYCDRLVVMCDGGTVRHGDPERIITPEMLRSVFGVEADVIAHPRSGRPHVVLAGRGPEPGA, translated from the coding sequence GTGCGCGAGGGCATGCTGGTCATCGAGGGCGTGTCGGTGTCCCTCGGCTCCGTGAAGGTGGTGGTGAACGCCGCCCTGGAGGCACCCGCGGGCACGCTGATCGGCCTGATCGGGCCGAACGGGGCCGGCAAGTCCACGCTGATCCGGACCGTCTACCGGCATCTGCGGCCCGAGTCGGGCACGGTGCGCGTCGACGACCGGGACGTGTGGTCGATGAAGCCGCGCCCCGCGGCCCAACTGATCGCCGGCGTACCCCAGGAGACGAAGGTCACCTTCGACGTCACCGTCGAGGAACTGGTGGCCGTCGGCCGGACCCCCTATCTCCAGGCCCTGCAGGCCCTGGGCCGGGACGACCGCGAACGGGTCCAGACCGCGATGCGGCGGACCGGCGTCGACCACATGGCGGACCGCTCCGTGAGCACGCTCTCCGGCGGCGAGCGGCAGCGCGTCTTCCTCGCGCGCGCCCTCGCGCAGGCGGCGACGGTGCTCGTGCTGGACGAGCCGACCAACCACCTCGACCTCGCGCACCAGGAGGAGCTGATGCGCATCGTCCGGGACCAGGGGCTCACCACGGTCATGGCCATGCACGACCTGAACCTCGCCGCCGAGTACTGCGACCGGCTCGTCGTCATGTGCGACGGCGGGACCGTACGGCACGGCGACCCAGAGCGGATCATCACGCCGGAGATGCTGCGCAGCGTGTTCGGCGTCGAGGCGGACGTCATCGCCCACCCGCGCAGCGGCCGGCCCCACGTCGTCCTCGCCGGCCGCGGCCCGGAACCCGGCGCCTGA
- a CDS encoding iron ABC transporter permease, producing the protein MPRTKAGASAARVRFAAGSGPARGGIRWAVAGLVLCVPLLSVVALAVGSVAIPAPTVVEILVHRITGLGDPDGWTLVQDGIVWDLRLPRVLLALLVGAALSVVGVVTQALVRNPLADPYLLGTSSGAALGAVASMVLGVGVFGGISAGFAGFAGALAALLVIYAFVTLTGEFSPTRLLLAGVVVGAGLSGITNYLVFQAEDPGTTNSALFWLLGSLAGASWDQLGLPALGLVTGFAYLMSRARQLNAILLGDETSASVGVDPQRLRVTLFVVAALLTGLAVALSGAIGFVGLIVPHIARLLVGNDHRRLLPMAALLGGLFLLTVDIACRTVMSPQELPVGVATSVIGAPLFLYLMSRREVRLGGA; encoded by the coding sequence ATGCCGCGCACGAAGGCCGGGGCGTCCGCCGCCCGCGTCCGGTTCGCCGCCGGGTCCGGTCCCGCCCGCGGCGGCATCCGGTGGGCGGTGGCCGGCCTCGTCCTGTGCGTGCCCCTGCTGTCCGTGGTCGCGCTCGCGGTGGGCTCGGTCGCCATCCCCGCGCCCACGGTGGTGGAGATCCTCGTCCACCGGATCACCGGACTCGGCGACCCGGACGGATGGACGCTCGTGCAGGACGGCATCGTGTGGGACCTCCGGCTGCCCCGCGTCCTGCTCGCCCTACTGGTCGGCGCCGCTCTGTCCGTCGTGGGCGTCGTCACCCAGGCTCTCGTACGCAACCCGCTCGCCGATCCGTACCTGCTGGGCACCTCGTCGGGCGCGGCGCTCGGCGCGGTGGCCTCCATGGTCCTGGGCGTCGGCGTCTTCGGCGGGATCTCGGCCGGCTTCGCGGGCTTCGCCGGCGCCCTCGCCGCGCTTCTGGTCATCTACGCCTTCGTCACGCTGACGGGAGAGTTCTCGCCGACCAGGCTGCTGCTCGCCGGGGTGGTGGTCGGCGCCGGCCTCTCCGGGATCACCAACTACCTCGTCTTCCAGGCCGAGGACCCGGGGACGACGAACTCGGCCCTCTTCTGGCTCCTCGGCAGTCTCGCCGGCGCGTCCTGGGACCAACTCGGCCTTCCCGCGCTGGGACTGGTGACCGGCTTCGCCTACCTCATGTCGCGGGCCCGCCAGCTCAACGCGATCCTCCTGGGCGACGAGACCTCGGCGAGCGTGGGAGTGGACCCGCAGCGCCTGCGCGTGACGCTCTTCGTCGTCGCCGCGCTGCTCACGGGGCTTGCGGTGGCCCTCTCCGGCGCGATCGGGTTCGTCGGGCTGATCGTCCCCCACATCGCCCGGCTGCTGGTGGGCAACGACCACCGCAGGCTCCTGCCGATGGCGGCGCTGCTCGGCGGGCTCTTCCTGCTCACGGTGGACATCGCCTGCCGTACGGTCATGTCGCCGCAGGAACTCCCGGTGGGGGTGGCCACCAGCGTGATCGGGGCTCCGCTGTTCCTCTACCTGATGAGCCGCCGCGAAGTCCGACTGGGAGGGGCGTAG
- a CDS encoding ABC transporter substrate-binding protein, whose translation MRRGTTPIAAALALAVLCLSGCGGPAGRDSSPAAATDGEPYAKRTVTDCTGHTSTFRAAPARVATVTSSVLEMLLSLGLKDRIAGIQAVAPGAFRPGLERVADGLHKLSGEYKPKSYAPVQKEQLLNVQPDLVVGGWSSNFDAGLGALSQAQLTERDIDSYYAFSTSCEAASKAPVTDFASVYKDLDNYGRIFDVKAESDALVSGMREKVASVRERVGSAEPVSVFGFEYEEGTQTPYAQGNRTLAHAVITQAGGKNIFADLDSTYEKVSWEQVADRNPDAIAIVVYGKDTKAEFDEVVNEAEKFLDDFEPLAGVTAVKERRFIPVTYEEYAVGSVRNADAVAGLARELHPGLVG comes from the coding sequence ATGCGCAGAGGAACCACCCCGATCGCCGCGGCCCTGGCGCTGGCGGTGCTGTGCCTGTCCGGATGCGGAGGGCCGGCGGGACGGGACTCCTCCCCGGCCGCCGCCACGGACGGCGAGCCGTACGCGAAGCGGACGGTGACGGACTGCACGGGGCACACGTCGACGTTCCGGGCGGCTCCGGCCCGGGTGGCGACCGTGACCTCCAGCGTGCTGGAGATGCTGCTGTCCCTGGGCCTGAAGGACCGGATCGCGGGGATTCAGGCCGTGGCCCCGGGCGCGTTCCGCCCCGGACTGGAGCGCGTCGCGGACGGCCTGCACAAGCTGTCGGGCGAGTACAAACCGAAGTCCTACGCGCCCGTCCAGAAGGAGCAGTTGCTGAACGTGCAGCCCGACCTGGTCGTGGGCGGCTGGTCGTCGAACTTCGACGCGGGCCTCGGGGCGCTGAGCCAGGCGCAGCTCACCGAGCGGGACATCGACTCCTACTACGCGTTCAGCACGTCCTGCGAAGCGGCGTCCAAGGCCCCGGTCACCGACTTCGCCTCCGTCTACAAGGACCTGGACAACTACGGCCGGATCTTCGACGTGAAGGCCGAGTCCGACGCCCTCGTGTCCGGCATGCGCGAGAAGGTCGCCTCGGTCCGGGAGCGGGTCGGTTCCGCGGAGCCCGTCAGCGTCTTCGGCTTCGAGTACGAGGAGGGCACGCAGACCCCGTACGCCCAGGGCAACCGGACCCTCGCCCACGCCGTGATCACCCAGGCCGGCGGGAAGAACATCTTCGCGGACCTGGACAGCACCTACGAGAAGGTGAGCTGGGAGCAGGTCGCGGACCGCAACCCCGACGCGATCGCCATCGTCGTCTACGGCAAGGACACGAAGGCCGAGTTCGACGAGGTCGTGAACGAGGCCGAGAAGTTCCTCGACGACTTCGAGCCGCTGGCCGGCGTGACCGCGGTCAAGGAGCGCAGGTTCATCCCGGTGACCTACGAGGAGTACGCGGTCGGCAGCGTGCGCAACGCCGACGCCGTCGCCGGCCTGGCCCGGGAACTCCACCCCGGCCTCGTCGGCTGA
- a CDS encoding SagB/ThcOx family dehydrogenase, producing MKLRRTRSLVGYWHEGDFVLEDYLSAKSSDEDEDNAVAVDEDALRLLQRFEDWTDPESVLDALSGYDPASVRTAIDALADAGLLHTPEQAGQEDLLASEWAAWSEEARFFHFGTKDAVYIGDDAEHRAAATAVALETGPPPPVFKSYPDAPRVRLPRAFLPLRRDFDEVLLARRTHREFTAEPVTLRQLATTLHYTFGPMYFVDAREYGTLMMRTSPGGGARHEIEAYVGVLNVEGVAPGLYHYNVEQHALELIDPEFRAGHVDRLGFGQQMAVTAGFVVFMTALVSRATYKYRHPRTLRMILLDAGHLAQTFALVSTATGLGPFQTAAFRDSEAEAALGVDGIAETALYLIGAGRPAGPVDGHPIDMSVAASPR from the coding sequence ATGAAGCTACGCCGCACGCGCAGCCTGGTCGGCTACTGGCACGAGGGCGACTTCGTCCTCGAAGACTACCTGTCGGCCAAGTCCTCCGACGAGGACGAGGACAACGCGGTCGCCGTCGACGAGGACGCGCTGCGCCTGCTGCAGCGCTTCGAGGACTGGACGGATCCCGAGTCGGTCCTCGACGCCCTGTCCGGCTACGACCCCGCGTCCGTCCGCACCGCCATCGACGCCCTGGCGGACGCCGGGCTCCTGCACACCCCGGAACAGGCCGGGCAGGAGGACCTGCTGGCCTCGGAGTGGGCCGCCTGGAGCGAGGAGGCCCGGTTCTTCCACTTCGGCACGAAGGACGCCGTGTACATCGGCGACGACGCGGAGCACCGCGCGGCGGCCACCGCCGTCGCGCTGGAGACCGGCCCCCCGCCGCCCGTCTTCAAGAGCTACCCCGACGCCCCCCGGGTCCGGCTGCCCCGGGCGTTCCTGCCGCTGCGCCGGGACTTCGACGAGGTGCTGCTGGCCCGCCGTACCCACCGCGAGTTCACCGCGGAACCGGTCACGCTGCGGCAGCTCGCCACGACGCTGCACTACACCTTCGGCCCGATGTACTTCGTGGACGCCCGCGAGTACGGCACGCTCATGATGCGCACCAGCCCCGGTGGCGGCGCACGCCACGAGATCGAGGCGTACGTGGGCGTGCTCAACGTCGAGGGCGTCGCACCCGGCCTCTACCACTACAACGTCGAGCAGCACGCGCTGGAGCTGATCGACCCCGAGTTCCGGGCCGGGCACGTGGACCGGCTCGGCTTCGGCCAGCAGATGGCGGTCACGGCAGGCTTCGTCGTCTTCATGACCGCGCTGGTGTCCAGGGCGACGTACAAGTACCGCCACCCGCGCACGCTGCGGATGATCCTCCTGGACGCCGGGCACCTCGCGCAGACCTTCGCCCTGGTGAGCACGGCGACGGGCCTGGGCCCCTTCCAGACCGCCGCGTTCCGCGACAGCGAGGCAGAAGCCGCCCTCGGCGTCGACGGCATCGCCGAGACCGCCCTCTACCTGATCGGCGCGGGCCGCCCGGCCGGGCCGGTCGACGGCCATCCGATCGACATGAGCGTCGCCGCGTCCCCCCGCTAG
- a CDS encoding MFS transporter, translating into MAESSSSYSALLRTPQVPAVLAAGALARLPVSMYGLGLILLAHDKTGSLSSAGAVGAAAGIGHAVFGPALGRAADRHGPVRPLLSAAAVNACAFGICLAAAAWLSSAWPLGAAAFLAGASVPPVSACQRALWPRLLDDRRRESALALDSLQLDAFLIAGPLVVTGLSAVAGPSAAVAVTGLLMAAGTLVFTALPACRSARPTGARRGISPLRAAGFLLLLSTITATAAALGVVRVSLIGFADASGDASSGGLLYSAVGIGSAASGLWYGSRNWTAPVERRYVVLLSLYAACVLFLLAGTGFAVMFGLAVLTGLALTPATIGEFSLISRCAPAGTVTEGFAWATTATFGGNAAGTGLGGWLVQDTHWRAGVVVAAGLLALAALAAFWRIDLLRPRTPSPS; encoded by the coding sequence ATGGCTGAATCCTCCTCGTCCTACTCGGCGCTCCTGCGCACCCCCCAGGTCCCCGCCGTGCTGGCGGCCGGCGCCCTCGCGCGGCTGCCCGTGAGCATGTACGGGCTCGGCCTCATCCTCCTGGCGCACGACAAGACGGGATCCCTCAGCTCCGCGGGCGCGGTGGGTGCCGCCGCCGGGATCGGCCACGCCGTCTTCGGCCCCGCCCTCGGCAGGGCCGCGGACCGGCACGGCCCGGTACGGCCGCTGCTGTCCGCCGCGGCGGTCAACGCCTGCGCCTTCGGCATCTGTCTGGCGGCTGCCGCCTGGCTGTCGTCGGCCTGGCCGCTCGGCGCCGCGGCCTTTCTCGCCGGAGCGTCGGTGCCGCCGGTTTCCGCGTGTCAGCGCGCGCTGTGGCCGCGGCTGCTCGACGACCGGCGGCGCGAGAGCGCACTCGCCCTGGACTCCCTCCAGTTGGACGCCTTCCTCATCGCCGGACCGCTGGTGGTGACGGGGCTGTCCGCCGTCGCCGGGCCCTCCGCCGCGGTGGCGGTGACCGGCCTCCTCATGGCGGCCGGCACGCTCGTCTTCACCGCGCTGCCCGCCTGCCGGTCGGCCCGGCCCACGGGCGCCAGGCGGGGCATCAGCCCGCTGCGCGCGGCGGGGTTCCTGCTCCTGCTGTCCACGATCACCGCCACCGCCGCGGCCCTGGGCGTCGTACGCGTCTCGCTCATCGGGTTCGCGGACGCCTCCGGCGACGCGTCCTCGGGCGGCCTGCTCTACTCCGCCGTCGGCATCGGCAGCGCGGCAAGCGGCCTGTGGTACGGCAGCCGGAACTGGACCGCACCCGTCGAACGCCGCTACGTGGTGCTGCTCTCCCTGTACGCGGCCTGCGTGCTGTTCCTCCTGGCCGGGACCGGCTTCGCGGTCATGTTCGGGCTGGCCGTCCTCACCGGGCTCGCCCTGACCCCCGCGACCATCGGCGAGTTCAGCCTGATCAGCCGCTGCGCGCCCGCGGGAACGGTCACCGAGGGATTCGCCTGGGCGACCACCGCCACCTTCGGCGGCAACGCCGCCGGCACCGGCCTCGGCGGCTGGCTCGTCCAGGACACCCACTGGCGTGCCGGGGTCGTCGTCGCGGCCGGGCTGCTCGCCCTCGCGGCGCTGGCCGCCTTCTGGCGCATCGACCTGCTGCGCCCCCGTACTCCCTCGCCGTCGTGA